The Stappia sp. genome window below encodes:
- a CDS encoding sensor histidine kinase codes for MVSETGTGEGPRAQGAAAGGAERSSAALRTLGNRRLRRRVLSRIGGFLGPYLTSSLTRRILVLNLAALCALVGGILYLNQFRAGLIDARVQSLLTQGEIIAGAIAASATVEPDGLMVDPEQLLQLQAGESISPSESGRLLDFPINPERVAPVLRRLISPTKTRARIYDPEGILILDSRHLYARGQILRFDLPPPTAEEPGLWEQIWADVKLWFRRGDLPLYEEIGAGNGRAYPEVEAALAGSPASVVRVSPRGELIVSVAVPVQRFRAVLGSLLLSTQGGDIDAIVRAERVAIMRVFLVAATVTMVLSILLAGTIAGPVRRLAAAAERVRRGVKSREEIPQFSDRRDEIGHLARTLREMTNALYMRMDAIETFAADVAHELKNPLTSLRSAVETLPLARTDESRDRLMDIIQHDVRRLDRLITDISDASRLDAELARADAAPVDIAALLRGVSDLANERAASGEAPVEVRIAPSRRGHPYRILGHESRLAQVVNNLIDNARSFSPEGGRVRIEARRDGDRVVITVDDDGPGIKAEMTDRIFERFYTDRPEDEGFGNNSGLGLSISRQIVEAHRGTIAVENREDTDPATGAPRILGARFTVRLPAERGAG; via the coding sequence AGCGAAACCGGGACAGGCGAAGGACCGCGCGCGCAAGGCGCGGCGGCGGGCGGCGCGGAGCGCTCCTCCGCGGCGCTGCGCACGCTCGGCAACCGCCGCCTGCGCCGCCGGGTGCTGTCGCGCATCGGCGGGTTTCTCGGTCCCTATCTGACGTCGTCGCTGACCCGGCGCATTCTGGTGCTCAATCTGGCGGCGCTGTGTGCGCTCGTCGGCGGCATTCTCTATCTCAACCAGTTTCGCGCCGGGCTGATCGACGCGCGCGTGCAGAGCCTGCTGACCCAGGGCGAGATCATCGCCGGGGCCATCGCGGCGTCGGCGACCGTCGAGCCCGACGGGCTGATGGTCGATCCCGAACAGCTTCTGCAATTGCAGGCGGGCGAGAGCATCTCGCCGAGCGAGAGCGGCCGGCTTCTGGACTTCCCGATCAATCCGGAACGGGTGGCGCCGGTCCTGCGCCGGCTGATCTCGCCGACCAAGACGCGCGCCCGGATCTACGATCCCGAAGGCATCCTGATCCTCGACAGCCGGCATCTCTACGCCCGCGGCCAGATCCTGCGCTTCGACCTGCCGCCGCCGACGGCCGAGGAACCGGGCCTGTGGGAACAGATCTGGGCCGACGTGAAACTGTGGTTCCGGCGTGGCGACCTGCCGCTCTACGAGGAAATCGGCGCCGGCAACGGGCGGGCCTATCCGGAGGTCGAGGCAGCGCTGGCGGGCTCGCCGGCAAGCGTTGTGCGCGTCTCGCCGCGCGGCGAGCTGATCGTGTCCGTCGCCGTCCCGGTCCAGAGGTTCCGCGCGGTGCTGGGTTCGCTGCTGCTGTCGACCCAGGGCGGCGACATCGACGCCATCGTGCGCGCCGAACGCGTCGCCATCATGCGCGTCTTCCTGGTCGCGGCCACCGTCACCATGGTGCTGTCGATCCTGCTGGCGGGCACCATCGCGGGCCCCGTGCGTCGGCTCGCGGCGGCCGCCGAACGCGTGCGGCGCGGCGTCAAGTCGCGCGAGGAGATCCCGCAGTTTTCCGACCGGCGCGACGAGATCGGTCACCTGGCCCGCACGCTGCGCGAGATGACCAACGCGCTCTACATGCGCATGGACGCGATCGAGACCTTCGCCGCCGATGTCGCGCATGAACTGAAGAACCCGCTGACCTCGCTGCGCAGCGCGGTGGAAACGCTGCCGCTCGCCCGCACCGACGAATCGCGCGACCGGCTGATGGACATCATCCAGCACGATGTGCGCCGGCTCGACCGGCTGATCACAGATATCTCCGATGCCTCGCGTCTGGATGCGGAACTCGCACGCGCCGATGCGGCGCCGGTCGACATCGCCGCGCTGTTGCGCGGGGTGAGCGATCTCGCCAACGAGCGGGCGGCCTCCGGCGAGGCGCCCGTCGAGGTGCGCATCGCGCCGTCGCGGCGCGGCCATCCCTATCGCATCCTCGGGCACGAGAGCCGGCTGGCGCAGGTCGTCAACAACCTGATCGACAACGCCCGCTCCTTCTCGCCCGAGGGCGGGCGGGTGCGCATCGAGGCGCGTCGCGACGGCGACCGTGTGGTGATCACCGTCGACGACGACGGCCCCGGCATCAAGGCCGAGATGACCGACCGCATCTTCGAGCGCTTCTACACCGACCGGCCGGAGGACGAGGGCTTCGGCAACAATTCCGGCCTCGGCCTGTCGATCTCGCGGCAGATCGTCGAGGCCCATCGCGGCACCATCGCGGTGGAGAATCGGGAAGATACCGATCCGGCGACCGGCGCCCCCCGGATTCTGGGCGCGCGCTTCACCGTGCGCCTTCCGGCCGAACGCGGCGCGGGATGA
- a CDS encoding serine/threonine protein kinase, translating into MSAPTIHASCVLVGACGVLVRGPSGRGKSGFADALVLSAQAHGTFARHVADDRVCLSARGARLVAQPPTALAGLWERRGLGIVAVAHEARAIVRLIVDLVPAETCARLPDPGEDVARLEGIALPRLCIASPPSQLDVARVLRLAAGGERHGVRAPPPA; encoded by the coding sequence ATGAGCGCGCCGACGATCCATGCCTCCTGCGTGCTTGTCGGCGCCTGCGGCGTGCTGGTGCGCGGGCCCTCGGGGCGCGGCAAATCGGGCTTCGCGGACGCATTGGTGCTGAGCGCGCAGGCGCATGGGACCTTCGCCCGGCACGTGGCCGACGACCGGGTCTGTCTTTCGGCACGCGGCGCGCGGCTCGTCGCGCAACCGCCGACCGCGCTCGCCGGACTGTGGGAGCGGCGCGGGCTCGGCATCGTCGCCGTGGCGCATGAGGCCCGCGCGATCGTGCGGCTGATCGTCGATCTGGTGCCGGCGGAAACATGCGCGCGGCTGCCGGATCCGGGCGAGGACGTTGCGCGGCTCGAAGGAATCGCCCTGCCGCGCCTGTGCATCGCCTCTCCGCCGAGCCAGCTCGATGTCGCGCGCGTCCTGCGTCTCGCGGCGGGCGGCGAAAGGCATGGGGTGAGGGCGCCCCCGCCGGCGTGA
- a CDS encoding PTS sugar transporter subunit IIA, whose protein sequence is MIGLVLVTHGRLAEEFRAALEHVVGPQEQIGAICIGPDDDMEQRRDDILAAVKEVNDGSGVVLLTDMFGGTPSNLAISVMDGKTIEVIAGVNLPMLIKLASVRQDCAIADAVEEARKAGQKYISVASQVLSGQG, encoded by the coding sequence ATGATCGGTCTCGTACTCGTCACGCACGGGCGGCTGGCAGAAGAATTCAGGGCGGCATTGGAACACGTCGTCGGGCCGCAGGAGCAGATCGGGGCGATCTGCATCGGGCCGGATGACGACATGGAGCAGCGCCGCGACGACATCCTGGCCGCGGTCAAGGAGGTCAACGACGGCAGCGGCGTGGTCCTGCTGACCGACATGTTCGGCGGCACGCCCTCCAATCTCGCCATCTCGGTGATGGACGGAAAGACGATCGAGGTGATCGCCGGCGTCAACCTGCCAATGCTGATCAAGCTGGCGAGCGTGCGCCAGGACTGCGCCATCGCCGATGCGGTCGAGGAAGCGCGCAAGGCCGGTCAGAAATACATCTCCGTCGCCAGCCAGGTTCTGTCGGGGCAGGGATGA
- a CDS encoding HPr family phosphocarrier protein has protein sequence MSMTDTPVDATRAEDLTIVNRRGLHARASAKLVRLVEGFDAQVSVTRDGQTVGGTSIMGLMMLAASPGCCIRVSASGPEADAALAAIRDLVESGFGETD, from the coding sequence ATGAGCATGACCGACACGCCCGTCGATGCGACCCGCGCCGAGGATCTGACCATCGTCAACCGCCGGGGCCTGCATGCCCGCGCCTCCGCCAAGCTGGTGCGGCTGGTCGAGGGCTTCGACGCGCAGGTGTCGGTGACCCGCGACGGCCAGACCGTCGGCGGGACCTCCATCATGGGGCTGATGATGCTGGCCGCGAGCCCGGGCTGCTGCATCCGCGTCAGCGCCTCGGGCCCCGAGGCCGACGCGGCGCTCGCCGCGATCCGCGATCTGGTGGAAAGCGGCTTCGGCGAAACCGACTGA
- the ahcY gene encoding adenosylhomocysteinase, with the protein MTTAPDYHVKDISLADFGRKEIDIAETEMPGLMACREEFGDSKPLKGARIAGSLHMTVQTAVLIETLTALGADVRWASCNIFSTQDHAAAAIAAAGVPVFAHKGETLEEYWDFADRIFHFDGGEPANMILDDGGDATLYVLMGARVEEGETDLIENPTSEEEEALFAQIRKRLAASPGWFVRQRAAIKGVTEETTTGVNRLYQMAKKGHLPFPAINVNDSVTKSKFDNKYGCKESLVDGIRRATDVMMAGKVAVVCGYGDVGKGSAASLRGAGARVKVTEIDPICALQAAMDGFEVVTLESVAPTADIFITTTGNKDVIRIEHMRAMKDMAIVGNIGHFDNEIQVAALKNHKWTNIKPQVDMIEMPNGNRMILLSEGRLLNLGNATGHPSFVMSASFTNQVLAQIELWTKGEAYDNSVYVLPKHLDEKVARLHLEKLGVDLTELTEEQAEYIGVETTGPFKPDQYRY; encoded by the coding sequence ATGACGACTGCACCCGATTATCACGTGAAGGACATCTCCCTGGCCGACTTCGGCCGCAAGGAGATCGACATCGCCGAGACCGAAATGCCGGGCCTGATGGCCTGCCGCGAGGAGTTCGGCGACAGCAAGCCGCTCAAGGGCGCGCGCATTGCCGGCTCCCTGCACATGACCGTCCAGACGGCGGTTCTGATCGAGACGCTGACCGCGCTGGGCGCCGACGTGCGCTGGGCGTCGTGCAACATCTTCTCCACGCAGGACCACGCGGCCGCCGCGATCGCCGCCGCCGGCGTGCCGGTCTTCGCCCACAAGGGCGAGACGCTGGAGGAATACTGGGATTTCGCCGACCGCATCTTCCATTTCGACGGCGGCGAGCCGGCGAACATGATCCTCGACGACGGCGGTGACGCCACGCTCTACGTGCTGATGGGCGCGCGCGTCGAGGAAGGCGAGACCGATCTGATCGAGAACCCGACCTCGGAAGAAGAGGAAGCGCTCTTCGCGCAGATCCGCAAGCGCCTTGCCGCCTCGCCGGGCTGGTTCGTGCGCCAGCGCGCCGCGATCAAGGGCGTGACGGAAGAGACGACGACGGGCGTCAACCGCCTCTACCAGATGGCCAAGAAGGGGCACCTGCCGTTCCCGGCCATCAACGTCAACGACAGCGTGACCAAGTCGAAGTTCGACAACAAGTACGGCTGCAAGGAAAGCCTGGTCGACGGTATCCGCCGCGCCACCGACGTGATGATGGCCGGCAAGGTCGCCGTGGTGTGCGGCTATGGCGACGTGGGCAAGGGCTCGGCCGCCTCGCTGCGCGGCGCGGGTGCGCGCGTCAAGGTGACGGAGATCGATCCGATCTGCGCCCTGCAGGCGGCGATGGACGGCTTCGAGGTGGTGACGCTGGAGAGCGTTGCGCCGACGGCCGATATCTTCATCACCACCACCGGCAACAAGGACGTCATCCGCATCGAGCACATGCGTGCGATGAAGGACATGGCGATCGTCGGCAACATCGGCCACTTCGACAACGAGATTCAGGTCGCCGCGCTCAAGAACCACAAGTGGACCAACATCAAGCCGCAGGTGGACATGATCGAGATGCCCAACGGCAATCGCATGATCCTGCTGTCGGAGGGGCGTCTGCTGAACCTCGGCAACGCGACCGGCCACCCCTCCTTTGTGATGTCGGCGAGCTTCACCAACCAGGTGCTGGCGCAGATCGAACTGTGGACCAAGGGCGAGGCCTACGACAACTCCGTCTACGTGCTGCCCAAGCATCTCGACGAGAAGGTCGCCCGTCTGCATCTGGAAAAGCTCGGCGTCGATCTGACCGAGCTCACCGAGGAGCAGGCCGAGTACATCGGCGTCGAGACGACCGGCCCGTTCAAGCCGGACCAGTACCGCTACTGA
- a CDS encoding ATP-binding protein: MPADGLQHARETRAWRHSSRGAALRAAGGLVALLSSTALAAAQGAAAPASNGLDALQIVWMAAVGGAVTFAVTVAVTLVRGRQAVAGSLDEALQKNAALTARLDRLESLIDSDDQRLVVWPGGQDEPMIAGVLDEASGVPRSATRLLAFGTWLDARSASALEQAVDRLRRQGEGFRMVLPTQGGGLVEIDGRVAASAPVMRVRDLTGERKSQALLAKSNEALTAELDTLRALLDSVPAPAWLRDADSRLVWVNDAYARAVDSASRQEALTAGTEFLDAKNRKAMDADRDARGVAQARVPAVSAGARRIYDVTQLAIDSGSGGLAIDVSDLERMRQELGRTIDFHARTLDQLATAVAIFGADRKLQFHNAAFAALWDLEPGFLEGNPTDGALLDALRAARKLPEQADYRGWRNKLLESYTSLEAREFWWHLPDGRTLRVIANPHSQGGVTYIYENVTERLDLESRYNSLIRVQGETLDNLSEAVAVFGSDGRLRLWNPAFESMWSLVDDRLGDSPHVTRILLPEALEPAENEVWQRLVTAITSLAENREPVSGRMERDNGEAIDYATVPLPDGGTLVTFVNVTDSVNVERALLDKNVALEQADQLKNAFIQHVSYELRSPLTNIIGFAQLLSDPKFGPLTAKQGEYVDYILSSSSALLAIINDILDLATIDAGIMELDVSSVDVARTVQAAVEGLKDRLTESGIALNLDMAADVGSIEADERRLRQVLYNLISNALRFSDVGGRIDVTCTRVSDAIEFQVRDHGCGIPEDMLDQVFARFVGRDAGARRRGAGLGLSIVKSFVELHGGSVAIESEEGVGTTVVCRFPFAPDTLRHAAE; encoded by the coding sequence ATGCCGGCGGACGGCTTGCAACATGCGCGCGAGACCCGCGCATGGCGACATTCGAGTCGAGGGGCGGCCCTGCGCGCCGCCGGCGGCCTCGTCGCCCTGCTGTCGTCCACGGCGCTCGCCGCCGCGCAAGGCGCAGCCGCCCCCGCATCAAACGGATTAGACGCGCTGCAGATCGTCTGGATGGCGGCGGTCGGCGGCGCGGTGACCTTCGCCGTCACGGTGGCCGTCACGCTGGTGCGCGGCCGTCAGGCGGTCGCCGGATCGCTCGACGAGGCGCTGCAGAAGAACGCCGCGCTCACCGCGCGCCTCGACCGGCTGGAAAGCCTCATCGATTCCGACGATCAGCGTCTCGTGGTCTGGCCCGGCGGTCAGGACGAGCCGATGATCGCCGGCGTGCTCGACGAAGCCTCCGGCGTTCCCCGTTCGGCGACCCGGCTGCTCGCCTTCGGCACCTGGCTCGACGCCCGCTCCGCGTCCGCGCTGGAGCAGGCCGTCGACCGGCTGCGCCGGCAGGGCGAGGGCTTTCGCATGGTGCTGCCCACGCAAGGTGGCGGTCTGGTGGAAATCGACGGCCGCGTGGCCGCGAGCGCCCCGGTGATGCGGGTGCGCGATCTGACCGGCGAGCGCAAGTCGCAGGCGCTTCTGGCCAAGAGCAACGAGGCGCTGACCGCCGAGCTGGACACGCTGCGCGCGCTGCTCGACAGCGTGCCGGCGCCGGCCTGGCTGCGCGATGCCGACAGCAGGCTCGTGTGGGTGAACGACGCCTATGCCCGCGCCGTCGACAGCGCGAGCCGGCAGGAGGCGCTCACCGCAGGCACGGAGTTTCTTGACGCGAAGAACCGCAAGGCGATGGACGCCGACCGCGATGCCAGGGGCGTGGCCCAGGCCCGCGTGCCGGCGGTGTCGGCCGGCGCCCGGCGCATCTACGACGTCACGCAGCTTGCGATCGACAGTGGCAGCGGCGGTCTGGCGATCGACGTCAGCGATCTGGAGCGCATGCGTCAGGAGCTGGGGCGCACCATCGACTTCCACGCCCGCACGCTGGACCAGCTGGCGACCGCCGTGGCGATCTTCGGGGCCGACCGAAAGTTGCAGTTCCACAACGCCGCTTTCGCCGCCCTGTGGGATCTGGAGCCCGGTTTCCTGGAGGGCAACCCGACCGACGGCGCGCTTCTCGATGCCCTGCGCGCGGCGCGCAAGCTGCCCGAGCAGGCGGATTATCGCGGCTGGCGCAACAAGCTGCTGGAAAGCTACACCTCGCTCGAGGCGCGCGAATTCTGGTGGCATCTGCCCGACGGGCGCACCCTGCGCGTGATCGCCAACCCGCATTCGCAGGGCGGCGTGACCTATATCTATGAAAACGTCACCGAACGGCTGGATCTGGAAAGCCGCTACAACTCGCTGATCCGGGTTCAGGGCGAGACGCTCGACAACCTGTCGGAGGCGGTTGCCGTGTTCGGCTCCGACGGGCGGCTGCGGCTGTGGAACCCCGCCTTCGAGAGCATGTGGAGCCTGGTGGACGACCGGCTCGGCGACAGCCCGCATGTCACCCGCATCCTGCTGCCCGAGGCGCTGGAACCGGCGGAGAACGAGGTCTGGCAACGCCTCGTCACCGCGATCACCAGCCTTGCGGAAAACCGCGAGCCGGTGAGCGGGCGCATGGAGCGCGACAACGGCGAGGCCATCGACTATGCGACCGTCCCGCTGCCCGATGGCGGCACGCTCGTCACCTTCGTCAATGTCACGGATTCGGTGAACGTGGAGCGCGCGCTGCTCGACAAGAACGTGGCGCTGGAGCAGGCGGACCAGCTCAAGAACGCTTTCATCCAGCACGTCTCCTATGAGTTGCGCTCGCCGCTGACCAACATCATTGGCTTCGCCCAGCTCCTGTCGGACCCGAAGTTCGGCCCGCTGACGGCCAAGCAGGGCGAATACGTCGATTACATCCTGTCGTCGTCTTCCGCGCTGCTGGCGATCATCAACGACATTCTGGATCTGGCGACCATCGACGCCGGGATCATGGAACTCGACGTTTCCTCCGTCGACGTGGCGCGCACCGTGCAGGCGGCGGTCGAGGGCCTGAAGGACCGGCTGACGGAATCCGGCATCGCGCTCAACCTCGACATGGCCGCCGACGTCGGCTCCATCGAGGCGGACGAGCGCCGGCTGCGTCAGGTCCTGTACAATCTGATCTCCAACGCCCTGCGCTTTTCTGATGTCGGCGGACGGATCGACGTGACCTGCACGCGGGTGTCCGATGCCATCGAGTTTCAGGTCCGCGACCACGGCTGCGGCATTCCCGAGGACATGCTCGATCAGGTCTTCGCGCGCTTCGTCGGCCGCGACGCGGGCGCGCGCCGTCGCGGCGCCGGGCTCGGCCTGTCCATCGTCAAGAGTTTCGTCGAACTGCATGGCGGCTCGGTCGCCATCGAATCGGAAGAGGGGGTCGGCACCACTGTCGTCTGCCGATTTCCCTTCGCACCCGACACCCTCCGCCACGCCGCCGAGTGA
- the tsaE gene encoding tRNA (adenosine(37)-N6)-threonylcarbamoyltransferase complex ATPase subunit type 1 TsaE: MSEDPAPTPARSEPADDLLLTVVCATPEETARLAEDVAMILAPGDCLCLDGDLGAGKSTFARAAIRALADDATLEVPSPTFTLVQSYPLPRFEVAHLDLYRLEEPEELDELGLDEALERGAALVEWPERGAGRLPADALTVRFSADDGPDSRRLVFHGSQAFWIARLARTRAIRALLEAAGFATATRRYLQGDASPRAYETIRHAARRAILMNAPVLDLPPSDAGDTESYAEKVHLARDLVPVVAVGAALLAAGFCAPETFAADCPAGLLLQEDLGQGSFLDDGAPVAERYLAAVDLLVDLQARRIGPVLEVPASCGGGIYRVPAFDPRAMLAEAELFLDWYLPQVDAAPDAVARVAFRRLWQPLLEAVGEAEPVLVLRDYHSPNLIWREERSGHDRLGLVDYQDAVMGSPAYDLASLAMDARVDVPRDLEARLVARYLERCRAVDPAVDVARFQRDYAIMAAQRASKVLGVFVRLARRDGKPAYLTHLPRVHDYLMRALAHPALDDLRVWLDAAGALAPPAARDGKEHGT; encoded by the coding sequence ATGAGCGAGGATCCCGCGCCGACCCCTGCCCGATCCGAACCGGCTGACGACCTTCTCCTCACCGTGGTCTGCGCCACGCCGGAGGAGACGGCGCGTCTCGCCGAGGACGTGGCGATGATCCTCGCACCCGGCGATTGCCTCTGCCTCGACGGGGATCTGGGGGCCGGCAAGTCGACCTTCGCGCGCGCCGCGATCCGCGCGCTCGCCGATGACGCCACGCTCGAGGTTCCAAGCCCCACCTTCACCCTGGTCCAGTCCTATCCGCTGCCCCGCTTCGAGGTCGCCCATCTCGATCTCTACCGGCTCGAGGAGCCGGAAGAACTCGACGAACTGGGTCTCGACGAGGCGCTGGAACGCGGCGCGGCGCTGGTCGAATGGCCGGAGCGCGGCGCGGGACGCCTGCCGGCCGACGCGCTGACGGTCCGCTTTTCCGCTGACGACGGTCCGGACAGCCGCCGGCTTGTATTTCACGGGTCGCAGGCGTTCTGGATCGCGCGTCTGGCGCGCACACGCGCGATCCGCGCGCTGCTGGAGGCGGCCGGCTTCGCCACGGCAACCCGGCGCTATCTGCAGGGCGACGCCTCGCCGCGCGCCTATGAGACGATCCGGCACGCCGCGAGGCGGGCGATCCTGATGAACGCCCCCGTCCTCGACCTGCCGCCGAGCGATGCGGGAGACACCGAAAGCTACGCCGAAAAGGTCCATCTGGCCCGCGATCTCGTGCCCGTGGTCGCCGTCGGGGCGGCGCTGCTCGCGGCTGGCTTCTGCGCGCCCGAAACCTTCGCCGCCGACTGTCCGGCCGGGCTGCTGCTGCAGGAGGATCTCGGGCAGGGCAGCTTTCTCGACGACGGCGCGCCGGTCGCGGAGCGCTATCTCGCGGCCGTCGACCTGCTGGTCGACCTGCAGGCGCGGCGGATCGGCCCCGTGCTGGAGGTTCCGGCGTCCTGTGGCGGCGGAATCTACCGGGTGCCCGCGTTCGATCCGCGCGCGATGCTGGCCGAGGCCGAGTTGTTCCTCGATTGGTATCTTCCCCAGGTGGATGCCGCACCCGACGCGGTGGCGCGCGTTGCGTTCCGCCGGCTCTGGCAGCCGCTGCTGGAGGCGGTGGGGGAGGCCGAGCCCGTTCTCGTCCTGCGCGATTACCATTCGCCCAACCTGATCTGGCGTGAGGAGCGGAGCGGACACGACCGGCTCGGCCTCGTCGACTATCAGGACGCGGTGATGGGCTCGCCCGCCTATGATCTCGCCTCGCTTGCCATGGATGCGCGCGTCGACGTGCCGCGCGATCTGGAAGCCCGGCTCGTGGCGCGCTATCTGGAGCGGTGTCGCGCCGTCGACCCCGCGGTCGACGTCGCGCGGTTTCAGCGTGACTATGCGATCATGGCCGCGCAGCGGGCGAGCAAAGTGCTCGGTGTCTTCGTCCGTCTCGCGCGGCGGGATGGGAAGCCGGCTTATCTCACCCATCTGCCGCGTGTGCATGACTATCTGATGCGCGCTCTGGCGCATCCGGCACTTGACGACCTGAGGGTCTGGCTCGACGCCGCCGGGGCGCTGGCGCCGCCGGCGGCCCGGGACGGGAAGGAACACGGTACATGA
- a CDS encoding nucleotidyltransferase family protein, with the protein MSEGTVVSVTQDAAAQTGPRVAMVLAAGMGKRMRPLTATTPKPLISVAGRALIDRAFDKLAAARVETCVVNVHYLADLVDVHVRRRPGPPQAVVSDERAELLDTGGGIARALPLLGEAPFYLLNSDSTWIEGVTPNLEHLARAWDDSRMDAMLLLSEYAYSVGYDGRGDFLMDPQGRLTRRPERAVVPFAYAGAAILHPRLFADAPAGAFSLNRLFDVAIERGTLYGVQMEGLWLHVGTPEAIEAAERAIRDSAA; encoded by the coding sequence ATGAGCGAGGGAACGGTGGTTTCGGTGACGCAGGACGCAGCGGCGCAGACGGGCCCACGTGTCGCCATGGTGCTGGCCGCCGGCATGGGCAAGCGCATGCGCCCGCTCACCGCGACAACGCCGAAACCGCTCATCTCGGTCGCGGGCCGCGCGTTGATCGACCGGGCCTTCGACAAGCTCGCCGCCGCGCGCGTCGAGACCTGCGTCGTCAACGTGCATTACCTCGCCGATCTGGTGGACGTGCATGTGCGTCGCCGGCCCGGCCCGCCGCAGGCGGTCGTCTCGGACGAGCGCGCCGAACTGCTCGACACCGGCGGGGGCATCGCCCGGGCCCTGCCCTTGCTGGGGGAGGCACCCTTCTACCTGCTCAATTCCGACAGCACCTGGATCGAGGGCGTGACCCCGAACCTGGAGCATCTGGCGCGCGCCTGGGACGACAGCCGCATGGACGCGATGCTGCTTCTGTCGGAATACGCCTATTCGGTCGGTTACGACGGGCGCGGCGATTTCCTGATGGACCCGCAGGGTCGGCTGACCCGGCGGCCGGAACGCGCCGTCGTGCCCTTCGCCTATGCCGGCGCGGCGATCCTGCATCCGCGGCTCTTCGCGGACGCGCCGGCGGGCGCCTTCTCGCTCAACCGCCTCTTCGACGTGGCGATCGAGCGGGGAACGCTCTACGGTGTGCAGATGGAAGGCCTGTGGTTGCACGTCGGCACGCCCGAGGCGATCGAGGCGGCCGAACGCGCGATCCGCGACAGCGCGGCCTGA